Genomic DNA from Leptolyngbya sp. 'hensonii':
CGAGAGAGCACATCATCGTATGTCAATAGCGTTGTGTTTTTCCATTCGCGATTGTAGGAGCGAAGATAGGCGCGTTCATCGTCACTCAGCTGGTGGCCTCTACCGATAACTACCAAATATGTCGGGGTTTCGAACCCAGGAAGTTTGTTCTGGATGTACGCCTTATTCTTTTCTAACCAGACATCCCAATCGCGTGTCTGCTTAATCGCGTGATTAACGGGGCCAGAAAGCACAAGGTCTTTGTTCAGGATTGCATGGGACGATCTTTCCAACTCCACCAGTATGTAGGTGGGGCCTTGCGTCGTTGTGGACACGAGTACAAAGTCAGTAACAAAGTCTTCGCCAAGCTTCTTCTTCGGTATGCATTCTGCGGAAGGGTGAAGTACAAACGGATTCGCCTTCAGGAAAAGTTGAATCTCTTCCTCCTTCGTACCCGCTCCGATGAGTGACTCCAATTCGTCGGCGAGCTTCTTCAGCTTTGCAACGGTCTCGACTCCGGAAACCGCTTTTGGCGATTCACTGGACTGCGGCTGAGTTTGCAGACCAAGCAGCGCCAACTGAAAATCAAGGACCGCCCGCTCAACGGACGGTGTATTTGTTGGATCACCATATCGTAGGTGCGAGAACTGAACAAAGGGAATGTGAATGTCGTTGAACGCACAATTGATCATTGAAAGGTTGCCAAGACCGCGAATAAAGCCAGCCCTCGCGAGAGAAAATTCTCCCGCAGGAAGCGGCACAATTAAGCCGCTGTTTCCCCATTCGTCTAAAGTGATTGGCAGTACTCTGAAATTGACTCTGGCCTTTGCGCCAACTGTCTTATGGCGCACAAAAGCGACACCATCCTTCAGGCCCCAGACCGTACTTGAGATATCTTGAGGAAGACTGTCTTCAAATGGAAGG
This window encodes:
- a CDS encoding Shedu anti-phage system protein SduA domain-containing protein; this translates as MAKKNRSSRRPARSAIELLLEKKAKALLAAEKNYWDAINSLRHQRHEAASTLDLPFEDSLPQDISSTVWGLKDGVAFVRHKTVGAKARVNFRVLPITLDEWGNSGLIVPLPAGEFSLARAGFIRGLGNLSMINCAFNDIHIPFVQFSHLRYGDPTNTPSVERAVLDFQLALLGLQTQPQSSESPKAVSGVETVAKLKKLADELESLIGAGTKEEEIQLFLKANPFVLHPSAECIPKKKLGEDFVTDFVLVSTTTQGPTYILVELERSSHAILNKDLVLSGPVNHAIKQTRDWDVWLEKNKAYIQNKLPGFETPTYLVVIGRGHQLSDDERAYLRSYNREWKNTTLLTYDDVLSRFRSTITNLEAIAGNENPA